A region of Anolis carolinensis isolate JA03-04 unplaced genomic scaffold, rAnoCar3.1.pri scaffold_7, whole genome shotgun sequence DNA encodes the following proteins:
- the LOC134293327 gene encoding stomatin-like isoform X7, whose amino-acid sequence MCLQIVKEYEQVVILRLGHMRKGAEVRPGVYFILPCIDILIRVDTRTRFLHLSIKEVLTKDPLSLDITGAVYYRIQDPLLLLRNVTDPDEATVLLMQTTLGDVLGTKYLSQIICNREKISENIQSMVDDTISSWGIKLEYLEIRNVKTRVKSEHPVAKSGGSPASSGGSTPPPCPELKEKEGQVEPPQTVKESSEMPTTLDSVQKETTGDVVHESPNPCAENPLQNGKELKEGPSPPD is encoded by the exons ATGTGTCTGCAG ATTGTCAAGGAATACGAGCAAGTTGTCATCTTAAGGCTGGGACACATGCGGAAAGGAGCGGAGGTACGGCCGG GTGTGTACTTCATCTTGCCCTGCATCGATATCCTGATCCGAGTGGACACGAGGACCAGGTTTCTGCACCTGTCCATCAAAGAA GTTCTCACCAAAGACCCGCTGTCCCTCGATATCACCGGTGCCGTCTATTACCGGATCCAGGACCCCCTCCTGCTCTTACGGAACGTCACGGACCCGGACGAGGCCACGGTGCTCCTGATGCAGACCACGCTGGGGGACGTTTTGGGGACCAAGTACCTCTCTCAGATCATCTGCAACCGGGAGAAGATTTCAGAAAACATACAG TCCATGGTAGACGATACCATCAGCTCCTGGGGGATAAAGCTGGAGTATTTAGAAATCAGGAACGTGAAGACCAGAGTCAAG TCCGAGCACCCAGTGGCCAAATCGGGTGGGAGCCCGGCCTCGTCCGGAGGGTCCACACCGCCTCCTTGTCCTGAATTAAAAGAGAAG GAGGGCCAAGTGGAGCCCCCCCAGACGGTGAAGGAGTCTTCGGAGATGCCCACCACGTTGGACTCCGTGCAGAAGGAAACCACTGGCGACGTGGTGCACGAAAGCCCCAATCCATGCGCAGAGAACCCATTACAGAACGGGAAGGAGTTGAAAGAAGGTCCTTCTCCGCCAGATTAG
- the LOC134293327 gene encoding stomatin-like isoform X3 has product MEVALSSAVARRARRPRCGRPLRCVQVGLALVLMEEEQVDISAQLAKKRLSKRPNPPAIVGLSHRKAEKLDQSLQPGEWVLVLLSYLVLILTFPVSVWMCLQIVKEYEQVVILRLGHMRKGAEVRPGVYFILPCIDILIRVDTRTRFLHLSIKEVLTKDPLSLDITGAVYYRIQDPLLLLRNVTDPDEATVLLMQTTLGDVLGTKYLSQIICNREKISENIQSMVDDTISSWGIKLEYLEIRNVKTRVKEGQVEPPQTVKESSEMPTTLDSVQKETTGDVVHESPNPCAENPLQNGKELKEGPSPPD; this is encoded by the exons ATGGAAGTGGCACTGAGTTCCGCTGTTGCCAGGCGAGCCAGGCGCCCAAGGTGTGGGCGGCCTCTGAGGTGTGTGCAGGTGGGCTTGGCGCTAGTCCTCATGGAGGAAGAGCAAGTCGATATCTCTGCTCAGCTGGCAAAGAAGAGGCTCTCAAAAAGGCCGAACCCACCTGCAATTGTAGGACTGTCTCACAGAAAGGCAG AGAAGTTGGATCAGAGCCTGCAACCGGGCGAGTGGGTCTTGGTGCTGCTTTCGTACCTCGTCCTCATCCTGACTTTCCCCGTTTCTGTCTGGATGTGTCTGCAG ATTGTCAAGGAATACGAGCAAGTTGTCATCTTAAGGCTGGGACACATGCGGAAAGGAGCGGAGGTACGGCCGG GTGTGTACTTCATCTTGCCCTGCATCGATATCCTGATCCGAGTGGACACGAGGACCAGGTTTCTGCACCTGTCCATCAAAGAA GTTCTCACCAAAGACCCGCTGTCCCTCGATATCACCGGTGCCGTCTATTACCGGATCCAGGACCCCCTCCTGCTCTTACGGAACGTCACGGACCCGGACGAGGCCACGGTGCTCCTGATGCAGACCACGCTGGGGGACGTTTTGGGGACCAAGTACCTCTCTCAGATCATCTGCAACCGGGAGAAGATTTCAGAAAACATACAG TCCATGGTAGACGATACCATCAGCTCCTGGGGGATAAAGCTGGAGTATTTAGAAATCAGGAACGTGAAGACCAGAGTCAAG GAGGGCCAAGTGGAGCCCCCCCAGACGGTGAAGGAGTCTTCGGAGATGCCCACCACGTTGGACTCCGTGCAGAAGGAAACCACTGGCGACGTGGTGCACGAAAGCCCCAATCCATGCGCAGAGAACCCATTACAGAACGGGAAGGAGTTGAAAGAAGGTCCTTCTCCGCCAGATTAG
- the LOC134293327 gene encoding stomatin-like isoform X2, with protein MEVALSSAVARRARRPRCGRPLRCVQVGLALVLMEEEQVDISAQLAKKRLSKRPNPPAIVGLSHRKAEKLDQSLQPGEWVLVLLSYLVLILTFPVSVWMCLQIVKEYEQVVILRLGHMRKGAEVRPGVYFILPCIDILIRVDTRTRFLHLSIKEVLTKDPLSLDITGAVYYRIQDPLLLLRNVTDPDEATVLLMQTTLGDVLGTKYLSQIICNREKISENIQSEHPVAKSGGSPASSGGSTPPPCPELKEKEGQVEPPQTVKESSEMPTTLDSVQKETTGDVVHESPNPCAENPLQNGKELKEGPSPPD; from the exons ATGGAAGTGGCACTGAGTTCCGCTGTTGCCAGGCGAGCCAGGCGCCCAAGGTGTGGGCGGCCTCTGAGGTGTGTGCAGGTGGGCTTGGCGCTAGTCCTCATGGAGGAAGAGCAAGTCGATATCTCTGCTCAGCTGGCAAAGAAGAGGCTCTCAAAAAGGCCGAACCCACCTGCAATTGTAGGACTGTCTCACAGAAAGGCAG AGAAGTTGGATCAGAGCCTGCAACCGGGCGAGTGGGTCTTGGTGCTGCTTTCGTACCTCGTCCTCATCCTGACTTTCCCCGTTTCTGTCTGGATGTGTCTGCAG ATTGTCAAGGAATACGAGCAAGTTGTCATCTTAAGGCTGGGACACATGCGGAAAGGAGCGGAGGTACGGCCGG GTGTGTACTTCATCTTGCCCTGCATCGATATCCTGATCCGAGTGGACACGAGGACCAGGTTTCTGCACCTGTCCATCAAAGAA GTTCTCACCAAAGACCCGCTGTCCCTCGATATCACCGGTGCCGTCTATTACCGGATCCAGGACCCCCTCCTGCTCTTACGGAACGTCACGGACCCGGACGAGGCCACGGTGCTCCTGATGCAGACCACGCTGGGGGACGTTTTGGGGACCAAGTACCTCTCTCAGATCATCTGCAACCGGGAGAAGATTTCAGAAAACATACAG TCCGAGCACCCAGTGGCCAAATCGGGTGGGAGCCCGGCCTCGTCCGGAGGGTCCACACCGCCTCCTTGTCCTGAATTAAAAGAGAAG GAGGGCCAAGTGGAGCCCCCCCAGACGGTGAAGGAGTCTTCGGAGATGCCCACCACGTTGGACTCCGTGCAGAAGGAAACCACTGGCGACGTGGTGCACGAAAGCCCCAATCCATGCGCAGAGAACCCATTACAGAACGGGAAGGAGTTGAAAGAAGGTCCTTCTCCGCCAGATTAG
- the LOC134293327 gene encoding stomatin-like isoform X6, which translates to MEVALSSAVARRARRPRCGRPLRCVQVGLALVLMEEEQVDISAQLAKKRLSKRPNPPAIVGLSHRKAEKLDQSLQPGEWVLVLLSYLVLILTFPVSVWMCLQIVKEYEQVVILRLGHMRKGAEVRPGVYFILPCIDILIRVDTRTRFLHLSIKEVLTKDPLSLDITGAVYYRIQDPLLLLRNVTDPDEATVLLMQTTLGDVLGTKYLSQIICNREKISENIQEGQVEPPQTVKESSEMPTTLDSVQKETTGDVVHESPNPCAENPLQNGKELKEGPSPPD; encoded by the exons ATGGAAGTGGCACTGAGTTCCGCTGTTGCCAGGCGAGCCAGGCGCCCAAGGTGTGGGCGGCCTCTGAGGTGTGTGCAGGTGGGCTTGGCGCTAGTCCTCATGGAGGAAGAGCAAGTCGATATCTCTGCTCAGCTGGCAAAGAAGAGGCTCTCAAAAAGGCCGAACCCACCTGCAATTGTAGGACTGTCTCACAGAAAGGCAG AGAAGTTGGATCAGAGCCTGCAACCGGGCGAGTGGGTCTTGGTGCTGCTTTCGTACCTCGTCCTCATCCTGACTTTCCCCGTTTCTGTCTGGATGTGTCTGCAG ATTGTCAAGGAATACGAGCAAGTTGTCATCTTAAGGCTGGGACACATGCGGAAAGGAGCGGAGGTACGGCCGG GTGTGTACTTCATCTTGCCCTGCATCGATATCCTGATCCGAGTGGACACGAGGACCAGGTTTCTGCACCTGTCCATCAAAGAA GTTCTCACCAAAGACCCGCTGTCCCTCGATATCACCGGTGCCGTCTATTACCGGATCCAGGACCCCCTCCTGCTCTTACGGAACGTCACGGACCCGGACGAGGCCACGGTGCTCCTGATGCAGACCACGCTGGGGGACGTTTTGGGGACCAAGTACCTCTCTCAGATCATCTGCAACCGGGAGAAGATTTCAGAAAACATACAG GAGGGCCAAGTGGAGCCCCCCCAGACGGTGAAGGAGTCTTCGGAGATGCCCACCACGTTGGACTCCGTGCAGAAGGAAACCACTGGCGACGTGGTGCACGAAAGCCCCAATCCATGCGCAGAGAACCCATTACAGAACGGGAAGGAGTTGAAAGAAGGTCCTTCTCCGCCAGATTAG
- the LOC134293327 gene encoding stomatin-like isoform X1, which translates to MEVALSSAVARRARRPRCGRPLRCVQVGLALVLMEEEQVDISAQLAKKRLSKRPNPPAIVGLSHRKAEKLDQSLQPGEWVLVLLSYLVLILTFPVSVWMCLQIVKEYEQVVILRLGHMRKGAEVRPGVYFILPCIDILIRVDTRTRFLHLSIKEVLTKDPLSLDITGAVYYRIQDPLLLLRNVTDPDEATVLLMQTTLGDVLGTKYLSQIICNREKISENIQSMVDDTISSWGIKLEYLEIRNVKTRVKSEHPVAKSGGSPASSGGSTPPPCPELKEKEGQVEPPQTVKESSEMPTTLDSVQKETTGDVVHESPNPCAENPLQNGKELKEGPSPPD; encoded by the exons ATGGAAGTGGCACTGAGTTCCGCTGTTGCCAGGCGAGCCAGGCGCCCAAGGTGTGGGCGGCCTCTGAGGTGTGTGCAGGTGGGCTTGGCGCTAGTCCTCATGGAGGAAGAGCAAGTCGATATCTCTGCTCAGCTGGCAAAGAAGAGGCTCTCAAAAAGGCCGAACCCACCTGCAATTGTAGGACTGTCTCACAGAAAGGCAG AGAAGTTGGATCAGAGCCTGCAACCGGGCGAGTGGGTCTTGGTGCTGCTTTCGTACCTCGTCCTCATCCTGACTTTCCCCGTTTCTGTCTGGATGTGTCTGCAG ATTGTCAAGGAATACGAGCAAGTTGTCATCTTAAGGCTGGGACACATGCGGAAAGGAGCGGAGGTACGGCCGG GTGTGTACTTCATCTTGCCCTGCATCGATATCCTGATCCGAGTGGACACGAGGACCAGGTTTCTGCACCTGTCCATCAAAGAA GTTCTCACCAAAGACCCGCTGTCCCTCGATATCACCGGTGCCGTCTATTACCGGATCCAGGACCCCCTCCTGCTCTTACGGAACGTCACGGACCCGGACGAGGCCACGGTGCTCCTGATGCAGACCACGCTGGGGGACGTTTTGGGGACCAAGTACCTCTCTCAGATCATCTGCAACCGGGAGAAGATTTCAGAAAACATACAG TCCATGGTAGACGATACCATCAGCTCCTGGGGGATAAAGCTGGAGTATTTAGAAATCAGGAACGTGAAGACCAGAGTCAAG TCCGAGCACCCAGTGGCCAAATCGGGTGGGAGCCCGGCCTCGTCCGGAGGGTCCACACCGCCTCCTTGTCCTGAATTAAAAGAGAAG GAGGGCCAAGTGGAGCCCCCCCAGACGGTGAAGGAGTCTTCGGAGATGCCCACCACGTTGGACTCCGTGCAGAAGGAAACCACTGGCGACGTGGTGCACGAAAGCCCCAATCCATGCGCAGAGAACCCATTACAGAACGGGAAGGAGTTGAAAGAAGGTCCTTCTCCGCCAGATTAG